CAGCGAGACGCTGGGCAAGGGTTGCGTGCGCGCCCACGACGTGCCCGGCTTCGTCGGCAACCGCATCGGGCTCTACGTTTTCGCGGAGACCCTGCGCGCAATGCAGGATTTGGGCCTTGGTCCGGACGAGGTGGACGCCGTCACCGGCCCGCCGCTGGGCCGTCCCCGCAGTGCCACGTTTCGTACCCTCGACCTGATCGGCCTGGATGTCTACGTAGACATCTGCGACAAGCTGCAGGTCTCCGTGCCGGAGGCGTGGGAGAAAGAGGCGTTCGCCGTGCCCGCCTTCGTTAGAGAGATGGTTGCGCGCGGCTGGCTGGGCGCAAAGAGCGGTCAAGGCTTCTATAAGCGCGAGGAGACGGACGGCGGCAGGGAGATCCTGGTGCTCGACCCGGAGACCTTGGAGTACCGTCCGCAGCGCTCGTTGGATGCGCCTTCACTCCGTGCTGTGCGAAAGCTAGAAGATACCGGCGACCGGATATCCGCTCTGGCCCAGGCCGACGATGATGCCGGGCGGCTGGCTTGGCGCATTCTCTCGCGGCTCTTCGCCTTTGCCGCCGCCAAGATCCCCGAAGTCGCCGACGAAATCGCCAGCATCGATAACGCTATGCGCTGGGGCTTCGCCTGGGAATTGGGACCTTTTGAGACCTGGGAAGCTCTGGGCATTGCCGAGACGGCACGCCGCATGGCGCGCGACGGCCTGGCGGTGCCGCCGTGGGTAGACGCGCTGGCGCGGCAGAGCGAACCCTTTTACCGCTATACCGACAAGGGCACAGAGCAGGCCACACCGGCGTCCGGTTACGCGCATGTCAGCGACAGCGAAAAGTCACTCTCGCTGCCGTGGCTGCAGGCGCAGACCCAACCGATCGTTTCTCGCGCCGGTGCGACCCTCCGCGACCTGGGCGAGGGCATCGCCTTTCTGGACGTGCATGGGCCGAAGCAGACGATTGATGCGGACGTGCTCGACATGCTTCAAATTGCCGCTGAGCAAGTGCCGGCCGCGTTTCGGGGTCTCGTGCTCAGCAGCCACGTGCAGCCGCACTTCTGCGTCGGCGCGAACCTCGCGGTGATTCTCCAGGCCGCCCAAGAGCAGCAATGGGACGTTATCGAGCGCTTCATCCACAAGCTGCAATACTCGCTGCTGGCGCTCAAGCGCATGCCCGTACCCTTTGTGACCGCCCTGTATGGGCGCGCGCTTGGCGGCGGGCTGGAACTCAGTCTTGCGGCGCAGCGCGTGGTGGCGGCGCGGGAGAGCTACGTGGGCTTGGTGGAGACGGCAGTGGGCCTGGTGCCCGCCGGCGGCGGCTGCAAGGAACTGCTGCTGCGGATGCTGGCGGAAGGGGATGAAGAGAAGATGGATTCCCGCTTTCGCGGGAATGACGGAAGGACTGCACGCGGAGATGACGGACAACCAGTACGCGGGAATGACGAAAACGCAATGCGCGGAAACCACGGCAGGGATTCCCGCGCGCATCGCACAATGTCCCGTCACTCCCGCGAAAGCGGGAGTCCATCCGATCCGGCCCAGGCGGTGCAGCGAACCTTCGCTACCATCCGCCTCGCGAAAGTCTCACAGCATGCGCCGGACGCCGCAGCCATCGGCTACCTCCGTGCAAGCGACACGATCGAAGCAAATCCCGATCATCTGCTCTTTCGCGCCAAAGCGGAAGCGCTGGCGCTGTCCGAAGAAGGTGACTCTTCACGTGCCGAACCCGTTACACTTCCCGCACTCGGCGTAGACGAACGCGACGCATTGCTTGCGCCGATCGAAGAACTCGCGCGCGCAGGCAAAGCCAGCGACCACGACCTGGCTATTGCACGAAAGCTCGCCTGCATCCTCACCGGCGGCGACGCCTCTGCGGGCACGTTGGCAACTGAGGAGCACTTCATCGACCTGGAGCGCGAAGCCTTCGTCAGCCTCTGCGGCGAACCCAAGACCCAAGACCGCATCGCCCACATCCTCAAGACCGGCGAACCACTGCGGAATTGACGGAAGAGTGCTAGTTTTGAGGTGCGATAAACTCCTCCCAACTCACTGGATTTCGAAACCGTAAAGGCACGGCATGCCGTGCCCCTTCTCGCCCTGCGAGACTGGCTGACTATGCGTCCCGCCCCCGGTTCAAGCCGGGATCCGCACTAGCGGTAGCAATGTACATGCGATATACCCTTGACGCCTATTATCGCGTCGCGATAATATGTAACGGTGAAGCGATTCGCCGATACGAATACTGA
This genomic window from Chloroflexota bacterium contains:
- a CDS encoding 3-hydroxyacyl-CoA dehydrogenase/enoyl-CoA hydratase family protein, producing MANSGLAKGGWTVRRAAVIGAGTMGAQIAALLAGFGIECELLDVPDAEGRDRRAEAALEKLAAMRPSPLFNRGDLDRIRPGNVEDHAARLVECDWIIEAVFEDLAIKQQLWAALAPHVRDDAIASTNTSSIPIHSIANVLPPDVRQRFLGAHFFNPPRYLRLFELIPTDETDPAVTAAVQRLGSETLGKGCVRAHDVPGFVGNRIGLYVFAETLRAMQDLGLGPDEVDAVTGPPLGRPRSATFRTLDLIGLDVYVDICDKLQVSVPEAWEKEAFAVPAFVREMVARGWLGAKSGQGFYKREETDGGREILVLDPETLEYRPQRSLDAPSLRAVRKLEDTGDRISALAQADDDAGRLAWRILSRLFAFAAAKIPEVADEIASIDNAMRWGFAWELGPFETWEALGIAETARRMARDGLAVPPWVDALARQSEPFYRYTDKGTEQATPASGYAHVSDSEKSLSLPWLQAQTQPIVSRAGATLRDLGEGIAFLDVHGPKQTIDADVLDMLQIAAEQVPAAFRGLVLSSHVQPHFCVGANLAVILQAAQEQQWDVIERFIHKLQYSLLALKRMPVPFVTALYGRALGGGLELSLAAQRVVAARESYVGLVETAVGLVPAGGGCKELLLRMLAEGDEEKMDSRFRGNDGRTARGDDGQPVRGNDENAMRGNHGRDSRAHRTMSRHSRESGSPSDPAQAVQRTFATIRLAKVSQHAPDAAAIGYLRASDTIEANPDHLLFRAKAEALALSEEGDSSRAEPVTLPALGVDERDALLAPIEELARAGKASDHDLAIARKLACILTGGDASAGTLATEEHFIDLEREAFVSLCGEPKTQDRIAHILKTGEPLRN